The nucleotide window GTCCCTGGCCGACCACATCACATTGGAGTTACGCGCTGACATCATCGGTGGTCGTTTGCTGCCTGGCATGGCGCTGGTGGAAAACGATCTGGTGTCGGCTTATAACGCCTCGCGAAACACGATTCGCGAGGCGTTGCACCGTCTGGGGCAGGAAGGGCTGACCCGTTATGTCCGCAACAAGGGCGTGATGGTGCGCAGGCTGGGAGTCGATGATGTGCGCGATCTGTTCAAGGTCCGTCGCACTCTGGAACTGCAAGCCATCAGCGCCAGTCAGCCACTGCGTGAGTATCAGTCCGACCGGATGCTCGAAGCCCTGGAGGCCACCGAGCTGGCCCGGGAGCGTGAGGACTGGCGCGCCGTCGGCACCCACAGCCTGGCGTTTCATCAACACATCGTCGGGTTGCTGCGCAGCCCGTTGTTCGATGAGTTCTTCACCAACGTCGTTGCGCAATTGCGCCTGGTGTTTTGCACCGCTCCCGATGAATCACGTTTTCAAGCGCCCTGGCTGGCTCGCGACCGGCAAATACATGAGTTGCTGGCCGACGGCGATAAGCGCGCGGCCGGGGATGCCATGAGCCTGTATCTCGATGACTCCGAACACCTCCTGTTGCAGATGCTTGCCCCTTCTTCCCATCACTGATCGAGGATTTGTGCCATGTACAAAGACTATCCGGCGGCCTACCAAGTCAGCAAAGGCTCGGCCTTGCAGGTGGACACAGCCTTCTACGAAAGGATCCGCGACAAAACAGAGGGGCGCACGCTGATTGAGCAGTTTGAAGTGCCGATCCGCACCGGCCGCGCCTGGAATGTGCCGGCGGGGCATGCGTTCAGGGTCACGACCCCTGTCGGCCCGCAAGTCGGAGACTTCAATGTCTGGAATGCCCACGACCCGCGCGAACGCTTGTGGGCCGCGCGGACCCGGCAGTTGCAAGGGGCGCATGTCAGTACTCATGACCGGCTCTGGTCAAACCTGCCTTTCTTACGGCCGCTGGTGACCATTACCGACGACAGCCTGGCGGGTTACGGCATCGACGAACATGGTGGGCGTTTGCACGATTTGCTGGGGACGCGCTGCGATCCCTATGTGAACAAAATGCTCACGGGCGAGGATTTCCATCATCACTGCCACTCCAATCTGACTCGCGCAGTGTTGCCCCATGGCCTGACCGAGTTCGACGTGCATGATGTGCTGAACATTTTTCAGTGCACCGGCCTGAATCACGACGACATGTACTTCATGAAAGCCTGCCCGGCACAGAAGGGCGATTACCTGGAGTTCTTTGCCGAGATTGATTTGCTGTGCGCGCTCTCGACTTGCCCGGGTGGCGATTTGTCACTGGCCATGTGGGGACCGGATGCACAGGACCCGCTGAGCGTGTGTCGCCCGCTGGGGGTGGAGATTTATCGGTTGGAGGATTCGTTGCTTGAGGGCTGGAGCCAGCCGGAGCGTGCGGCTTACAAAGGGTTGCATGGCTTGCACATTGCCAAGGCCGATTGGGAAAAATAAGAGCTAATAGCAAGAGCAAAAAGATCGCAGCCTTCGGCAGCTCCTACAGGGAAACGCATATTCCGCGTAGGAGCTGCCGAAGGCTGCGATCTTTTGATCTAGCGGTCCTGCGCATCCTTGGCATCCGCTTCCGCGTTTCGTTCGGCGACGCGTTTACGTTGCTCTTCAGTCAATTCGACCTTGTCGGCGGTGTCGCGCAGCATCATCAAACCGCCAACGATCGAGCCTATGGCAACGATCAGAATCAACCAGGCATACCAAGGCATAGGAGTTCTCCTTAAGGGTAAACCGGTAGGCAAGGGTTTCGCCAACCGATCGTGCTTACCGCTTTTGAGCGATCAATTTTCGCAGTGGTTCCATTCTATGCCTGATATGCCGTAGCCGCAGCACAACCTTGACACGGCGACTGTTTAAAGTCCCGTCAACATCGCATCCGCCGGCGCATCGGCACGCAATTGCGCGGTGAGCATGAAGTACACGAAACCCACTGCCATGAAGCCGAGGAAGATCAACCCGATCAAAATGTTGAACCAGGCCATCGCCACCAGGCAAACCACCGCCAGCACCAGCGCAATGAGTGGCAGTAACGGGTAGCAGGGCGCGCGGAAAGTGCGTTCCAGGTTCGGTTCGGTTTTGCGCAGTTTGAACAGGCTGAGCATGCTCATGATGTACATCACGATCGCGCCGAATACCGCCATAGTGATCATCGCCGCCGTCAGCGTCATGCCGCCGAGGTTGATCAGGCCGTCGCTGTAGATCGCCGCGATGCCGATCACGCCACCGGCGATGATTGCCCGGTGCGGGGTCTGGAAGCGCGACAGTTTGGCCAGGGAGGCCGGCAGGTAACCGGCCCGGGCCAGCGCAAAGAACTGCCGCGAGTAGCCGAGGATGATCCCGTGGAAACTCGCCACCAGGCCAAACAGGCCGATCCACACCAGCATGTGCAACCAGCCGGAGCTTTCGCCGACCACGGCTTTCATGGCTTGTGGCAGCGGATCGTTGATGTTCGACAGGGTGCGCCAGTCGCCGACACCACCGGCAAAGAACATCACGCCCATCGCCAGTAGCACCAAAGTCAGAATGCCGCTGATGTAGGCCTTGGGAATTGTGCGTTTCGGGTCCTTGGCTTCTTCGGCGGCCATGGCGGCGCCTTCGATGGCCAGGAAGAACCAGATGGCAAACGGAATCGCCGCGAACATCCCGGCAATCGCTGGCGCACCGAACACATCAGAACCGGCCCAGCCGTTGAGGGCGAAGTTACTGAAGCTGAACGCCGGGGCGACCACGCCCATGAACACCAGCAATTCGGCGACCGCCAATACGCAGACCACCAGTTCGAAGGTCGCGGCCAGTTTCACGCCGAGGATGTTCAGGCCCATGAACACGATGTAGGCACCGACCGCCGCATGTTTCGGATCGAGGGCCGGAAACTGCACGTTCAGGTAGGCACCGATGGCCAGGGCAATCGCCGGTGGGGCGAAGACGAATTCAATCAGCGTCGCCAGCCCGGCAATCAATCCACCTTTTTCGCCAAAGGCGCGGCGGCTGTAGGCAAAGGGACCGCCGGCATGGGGGATCGCCGTGGTCAGTTCGGTGAAACTGAAGATGAAGCAGGTGTACATCGTGGCGACCATGAACGAGGTCACCAGAAAACCGAGTGTGCCGGCCACGCCCCAGCCGTAACTCCAGCCGAAGTACTCACCGGAAATCACCAGCCCGACCGCGATACCCCACAGGTGCAGCGTGCCCAGCGTGGGTTTGAGTTGTGTGTTCATGTGTTGCCCCCTGAACGGTTTGGAAAAGCTCGGGGGAGGGCGTGTGCAGCGGGCGTGCCATTTTTCAGATGGGCGTCGTAAAGCGCTGGAAGCTGTCGTATCGAGGATGTTCGCGGCTGGATGGGCGCTTTTTGTGCGCCAGTTGGGGGCGTTGTCGGCCGTTATGCCGTCTTCGCGGGCAAGCCCGCTCCCACAATGGAATGCGTTTGCCCGGAAATCACAAAAACCTGTGGGAGCGGGCTTGCCCGCGATGAGGCCCCCCCGGACACCGCTGTAACAAAGCCATAAAACCCACTCTTTACGCATTCTTTATGCCCCGTCACCTCCCTCGATCTCGCGCCTTTACAGCCTCCCTGCAGACAATCACTCCACACGCGGCAATACGCCGTAACACGGAGAACTTCCATGAGCGTTCTGGACGGGGTGTCACTGCTGTTGGCAGTGGGGCTGTTCATTTATCTATTGGTTGCGCTGTTGCGCGCGGACCGGAACTAGGAGCGGCTATGCACAGTTATGACTATTGGCTGATCCTCGCCTTCTTCGCCGTGGTGTTGATCCCGGCGCCGTTTCTGGGGCGCTTCTACTACAAGGTGATGGAAGGACAGCGCACCTGGCTTTCACCGATCCTCGGGCCGGTGGAGCGCGGTTGTTATCGGGCGGCCGGCGTCGATCCGCAGGTCGAACAGAGCTGGCAGAAATACACCCTGGCCTTGCTCGCGTTCAACCTCGCGGGCTTTTTGCTGTTGTTCGCGATCCTGCTGTTCCAGGACCACTTGCCGCTGAACCCGCAAAACCTGCCGGGTCAGGAATGGACGCAAGCGTTCAACACCGCCGTCAGCTTCATGACCAATACCAACTGGCAGTCCTACAGTGGCGAAGCATCCCTGAGCTACCTGAGTCAGATGGTCGGCCTCACCGTGCAGAACTTCGTCAGCGCCGCCACTGGTCTGGCGGTGTTGGTTGCGCTGTGTCGCGGCATCGGTCGCAAGTCGACCAAAACCCTGGGCAACTTCTGGGTCGACATGACTCGCGCCACTCTCTACGGGCTGTTGCCATTGTGCTTGCTGCTGGCGCTGTACCTGGTGTGGCAGGGTGTGCCGCAAACCTTCGCTCATTACGTGAATGCCGTGACCATGCAGGGCGTCGATCAGGTGATCCCGCTCGGCCCGGCTGCCAGCCAAATCGCGATCAAGCAACTGGGCACCAACGGCGGTGGCTTCTTCGGCGTCAACTCGGCGCACCCGTTCGAGAACCCGACGGCGTGGAGCAACCTGTTCGAAGTCGCCTCGATCATTCTGATCCCGGTGGCGCTGGTGTTCACTTTTGGCCATTACGTGAAAGACCTGCGTCAGAGCCGCGCGATCATCGCCTGCATGCTGGCGTTGTTTTTGATCGGCGGTGCGACGTCGTTGTGGGCTGAATATCAACCCAATCCGACCCTGGCCAACGTCGCCGTCGAACAGACCGCGCCGCTGGAAGGCAAGGAAGCGCGCTTTGGCACCACCGCCACCGTGCTGTGGTCGGTCACCACTACCGCGGCGTCGAACGGCTCGGTCAACGGCATGCACGACAGCCTCAACCCGCTGAGCGGCATGGTCGCGATGGTCAACATGATGGTCGGCGAAGTGATCTTCGGCGGCGTCGGCGCCGGGCTCTACGGCATGTTGCTTAACGTGCTGATCGCGGTGTTCCTCGCCGGGCTGATGATCGGCCGCACCCCGGAATACCTCGGCAAGAAACTGCAAGCGAAGGAAGTTCAGTTGCTGGTGGTGACCTTGCTGGTGATGCCGGTGGGCGTGCTGGTGCTGGGGGCGATTGCCGCCAGCTTGCCTGGCCCGGTGGCGGCGGTGAGCAACCCCGGCGCTCACGGTTTTAGCCAGTTGCTTTATGCCTACACCTCGGCCAGTGCCAACAACGGTTCGGCGTTTGGTGGCTTCGGGGCGAACACCGCGTTCCACAATCTGATGCTGGGGCTGGGCATGTTGATCGGGCGCTTCGGCTACATCCTTCCGGTACTGGCCCTGGCCGGCAGCCTGGCGATGAAGAAAACCGCCCCTATCGGTCAGAACAGCTTCCCGACCCATGGTCCGCTGTTCGTGACCTTGCTGACCGTGACCATTTTGCTGGTGGGTGGTTTGACCTTCCTGCCGACTTTGGCGCTGGGTCCTATTGCTGAACACCTGAGCCTGGGCTTCTAAGGAGTCAATGATGAATATGCCCGCAACGAAAGCCGCCGTCGTCAAGGCGCCGGAACAACCGAAAACTGCGATCTCGGCCCTCTGGCGCCCGGCGCTGGTGCAAGCGTTCGTCAAGCTCGACCCACGGCAATTGCAGCGTGCGCCGGTGATGCTGGTGGTGGAACTGACCGCGATCCTCACCACCGTGCTGTGCTTCATTCCCGACACCGCCGTGCCGACCTTCGTCGCCGCGCAAATCGCGTTGTGGCTGTGGTTCACCGTGCTGTTCGCCAACTTCGCCGAAGCACTGGCCGAAGGTCGCGGCAAGGCCCGCGCCGACAGCCTCAAGGCCGGCAGCGAAGGCTTGAGCGCCCGGCGCAAAAATGCCAATGGCAGCTTCCAGGTGGTGCCCGCCACCAGCCTGCGCAAGGGCGATGTGGTGCGCGTCGAAGCGGGGGAGATGATTCCCGGTGACGGCGAGGTGATCGAGGGCATCGCGGCGGTCAATGAAGCGGCGATTACCGGTGAATCGGCCCCCGTGATTCGCGAGTCCGGCGGCGACCGCTCGGCCGTCACCGGCAACACTCGATTGGTGTCCGATTGGCTGCTGGTGCGCATCACCGCTAACCCCGGTGAGTCGACCCTGGACCGCATGATCGCGCTGGTCGAAGGCGCCAAACGCCAGAAAACCCCGAACGAAGTGGCGCTGGATATCCTGCTGATCGGCCTGACCCTGATCTTTCTGCTGGTGGTAGTGACCCTGCAACCGTTCGCCCACTTCGCCAACGGCAACCTGCCGCTGGTGTTCCTGGTGGCGCTATTGGTGACGCTGATTCCGACCACCATCGGTGGCTTGCTGTCGGCCATCGGGATTGCCGGGATGGATCGCCTGGTGCGACTGAACGTGATCGCCAAATCCGGTCGCGCCGTGGAAGCGGCGGGTGACGTACACGTCCTGCTGCTGGACAAGACCGGCACCATCACCTTCGGCAATCGTCGCTGCTCCGCGGTCTATGCCGCGCCTGGCGTCAGCGCCAGGGAACTGGCCGAAGGCGCGTTGTTCGCTTCCCTGGCCGATGACACGGCTGAAGGCAAATCCATCGTCGACTACCTGCGCGGCCTTCACCCGCAACCCGAGCCGTCCGCCGAGCTGCTGACCGCTGTGCCGTTCAGCGCGGAAACCCGCCTGTCCGGTGTCGACTATCAGGGCCGGGTCTATCGCAAGGGCGCGGTGGATTCGCTGCTGGC belongs to Pseudomonas sp. B21-015 and includes:
- a CDS encoding GntR family transcriptional regulator, whose protein sequence is MSSGLSLADHITLELRADIIGGRLLPGMALVENDLVSAYNASRNTIREALHRLGQEGLTRYVRNKGVMVRRLGVDDVRDLFKVRRTLELQAISASQPLREYQSDRMLEALEATELAREREDWRAVGTHSLAFHQHIVGLLRSPLFDEFFTNVVAQLRLVFCTAPDESRFQAPWLARDRQIHELLADGDKRAAGDAMSLYLDDSEHLLLQMLAPSSHH
- a CDS encoding DUF1989 domain-containing protein; the encoded protein is MYKDYPAAYQVSKGSALQVDTAFYERIRDKTEGRTLIEQFEVPIRTGRAWNVPAGHAFRVTTPVGPQVGDFNVWNAHDPRERLWAARTRQLQGAHVSTHDRLWSNLPFLRPLVTITDDSLAGYGIDEHGGRLHDLLGTRCDPYVNKMLTGEDFHHHCHSNLTRAVLPHGLTEFDVHDVLNIFQCTGLNHDDMYFMKACPAQKGDYLEFFAEIDLLCALSTCPGGDLSLAMWGPDAQDPLSVCRPLGVEIYRLEDSLLEGWSQPERAAYKGLHGLHIAKADWEK
- a CDS encoding DUF2897 family protein; the protein is MPWYAWLILIVAIGSIVGGLMMLRDTADKVELTEEQRKRVAERNAEADAKDAQDR
- the eat gene encoding ethanolamine permease — its product is MNTQLKPTLGTLHLWGIAVGLVISGEYFGWSYGWGVAGTLGFLVTSFMVATMYTCFIFSFTELTTAIPHAGGPFAYSRRAFGEKGGLIAGLATLIEFVFAPPAIALAIGAYLNVQFPALDPKHAAVGAYIVFMGLNILGVKLAATFELVVCVLAVAELLVFMGVVAPAFSFSNFALNGWAGSDVFGAPAIAGMFAAIPFAIWFFLAIEGAAMAAEEAKDPKRTIPKAYISGILTLVLLAMGVMFFAGGVGDWRTLSNINDPLPQAMKAVVGESSGWLHMLVWIGLFGLVASFHGIILGYSRQFFALARAGYLPASLAKLSRFQTPHRAIIAGGVIGIAAIYSDGLINLGGMTLTAAMITMAVFGAIVMYIMSMLSLFKLRKTEPNLERTFRAPCYPLLPLIALVLAVVCLVAMAWFNILIGLIFLGFMAVGFVYFMLTAQLRADAPADAMLTGL
- the kdpF gene encoding K(+)-transporting ATPase subunit F; translated protein: MSVLDGVSLLLAVGLFIYLLVALLRADRN
- the kdpA gene encoding potassium-transporting ATPase subunit KdpA encodes the protein MHSYDYWLILAFFAVVLIPAPFLGRFYYKVMEGQRTWLSPILGPVERGCYRAAGVDPQVEQSWQKYTLALLAFNLAGFLLLFAILLFQDHLPLNPQNLPGQEWTQAFNTAVSFMTNTNWQSYSGEASLSYLSQMVGLTVQNFVSAATGLAVLVALCRGIGRKSTKTLGNFWVDMTRATLYGLLPLCLLLALYLVWQGVPQTFAHYVNAVTMQGVDQVIPLGPAASQIAIKQLGTNGGGFFGVNSAHPFENPTAWSNLFEVASIILIPVALVFTFGHYVKDLRQSRAIIACMLALFLIGGATSLWAEYQPNPTLANVAVEQTAPLEGKEARFGTTATVLWSVTTTAASNGSVNGMHDSLNPLSGMVAMVNMMVGEVIFGGVGAGLYGMLLNVLIAVFLAGLMIGRTPEYLGKKLQAKEVQLLVVTLLVMPVGVLVLGAIAASLPGPVAAVSNPGAHGFSQLLYAYTSASANNGSAFGGFGANTAFHNLMLGLGMLIGRFGYILPVLALAGSLAMKKTAPIGQNSFPTHGPLFVTLLTVTILLVGGLTFLPTLALGPIAEHLSLGF
- the kdpB gene encoding potassium-transporting ATPase subunit KdpB; protein product: MNMPATKAAVVKAPEQPKTAISALWRPALVQAFVKLDPRQLQRAPVMLVVELTAILTTVLCFIPDTAVPTFVAAQIALWLWFTVLFANFAEALAEGRGKARADSLKAGSEGLSARRKNANGSFQVVPATSLRKGDVVRVEAGEMIPGDGEVIEGIAAVNEAAITGESAPVIRESGGDRSAVTGNTRLVSDWLLVRITANPGESTLDRMIALVEGAKRQKTPNEVALDILLIGLTLIFLLVVVTLQPFAHFANGNLPLVFLVALLVTLIPTTIGGLLSAIGIAGMDRLVRLNVIAKSGRAVEAAGDVHVLLLDKTGTITFGNRRCSAVYAAPGVSARELAEGALFASLADDTAEGKSIVDYLRGLHPQPEPSAELLTAVPFSAETRLSGVDYQGRVYRKGAVDSLLAFVGLKRADLAAPLSREIDKIAQSGGTPLLVCADGKLLGVIHLKDVVKPGIRERFAELRKLGIRTVMVTGDNPLTAAAIAAEAGVDDVLAEATPEKKLARIRHEQNDGRLVAMCGDGANDAPALAQADVGMAMNDGTQAAREAANMVDLDSDPTKLLDVVQIGKELLVTRGALTTFSIANDVAKYFAILPALFASIYPQLGVLNVMHLSSPQSAILSAIVFNALIIVVLIPLALRGVRVQAASAAALLRRNLLIYGLGGILVPFVGIKAIDMLLTALHLV